The following are encoded together in the Pseudomonas xantholysinigenes genome:
- a CDS encoding formate dehydrogenase subunit delta has product MSSDNLVKMANQIAHYFDSEPDHAKAVQGVRQHLQSFWTPAMRRQLAVWVEAHAGEGLDPKVREAL; this is encoded by the coding sequence ATGAGCAGTGACAACCTGGTGAAGATGGCCAACCAGATCGCCCACTACTTCGACAGCGAGCCGGATCACGCCAAGGCGGTGCAGGGCGTGAGGCAGCACCTGCAGAGCTTCTGGACGCCGGCCATGCGTCGGCAGTTGGCGGTGTGGGTCGAGGCTCATGCCGGGGAGGGGCTTGACCCGAAGGTGCGCGAGGCGCTGTAG
- a CDS encoding ABC transporter ATP-binding protein/permease encodes MDMNWHQALQESLRWLAIASSITLVCFTITALLAVRYTRWGAQFWQLAGPYFSWRRSWRPLLAFALLLVLTLFSVRLNVLFSFWYNGFYSALQALDQTAFWYLLGVFAVLATIHVLRSLFTFYVTQAFNIRWRVWLTERLTADWMHGDAYYRGQFLAEPVDNPDQRIELDVNAFVTGSVSLALGAVSALVSLVAFTGILWGLSAPLTVAGIEVPRAMVFAVYVYVLIATWIAFRLGQPLIRLNFLNEKFTANFRYALMRLRENAENIAFYQGAQVERGTLLGRFFTLIGNAWALVFRNLKFSGFNLGVSQVAVVFPFILQAPRFFSGAIKLGDVMQTAQAFGQVQDSLSFFRESYDTFAQYRATLDRLTGFLDANQQAGALPRVTTVEQAHALDIQGLQVLRPDGHALIADLHLNLRAGQALLIKGPSGSGKTTLLRALAGLWPYAEGEVRRPLGQQALFLAQRPYLPLGDLRTAIAYPADGLPADDGRMRQALEQVNLAHLVERLGEARDWSRILSIGEQQRLAFARVLFNRPQVVFLDESTSAMDEGLEHALYGLLRREMPGSLLVSVGHRGTLAGFHSHRLEVDGQGGWSLLEQQAVQAPA; translated from the coding sequence ATGGACATGAACTGGCATCAGGCCTTGCAGGAGAGCCTGCGCTGGCTGGCAATCGCCTCATCGATCACCTTGGTCTGCTTCACCATCACCGCCCTGCTGGCGGTGCGCTATACCCGTTGGGGCGCGCAGTTCTGGCAATTGGCCGGCCCTTATTTCAGTTGGCGGCGCAGCTGGCGGCCACTGCTGGCCTTCGCCTTGTTGCTGGTGCTGACGCTGTTCTCGGTACGTCTGAACGTGCTGTTCTCGTTCTGGTACAACGGCTTCTACAGTGCCTTGCAGGCCCTCGATCAGACCGCGTTCTGGTACCTGCTTGGCGTGTTCGCGGTGCTGGCGACCATTCATGTCCTGCGCTCGCTGTTCACCTTCTACGTCACCCAGGCCTTCAATATCCGCTGGCGGGTGTGGCTCACCGAGCGCCTGACCGCCGACTGGATGCATGGCGATGCCTACTACCGTGGGCAGTTTCTCGCCGAGCCGGTGGACAACCCCGACCAGCGTATCGAACTGGATGTGAACGCCTTCGTCACCGGTTCCGTGTCGCTGGCGCTGGGGGCGGTCAGCGCGCTGGTGTCGCTGGTGGCCTTCACCGGCATCCTCTGGGGGCTGTCGGCGCCGCTGACCGTGGCGGGTATCGAGGTACCACGGGCCATGGTGTTCGCGGTGTACGTCTATGTGCTGATCGCCACCTGGATCGCCTTCCGCCTCGGCCAGCCGCTGATTCGCCTGAATTTCCTCAACGAAAAGTTCACCGCCAACTTCCGCTACGCATTGATGCGCCTGCGCGAGAACGCCGAGAACATCGCCTTCTACCAGGGCGCGCAGGTGGAGCGGGGCACCTTGCTGGGCCGGTTCTTCACCTTGATCGGCAATGCCTGGGCGCTGGTGTTCCGAAACCTCAAGTTCAGCGGCTTCAACCTCGGCGTCAGCCAGGTCGCCGTGGTGTTCCCGTTCATTCTCCAGGCGCCACGCTTCTTCAGCGGCGCGATCAAGCTGGGCGATGTGATGCAGACCGCCCAGGCGTTTGGCCAGGTGCAGGACTCGCTGTCGTTCTTCCGTGAGTCCTACGACACCTTCGCCCAGTACCGCGCCACCCTCGACCGTCTGACCGGCTTCCTCGATGCCAACCAGCAGGCCGGTGCCTTGCCACGGGTGACCACCGTCGAGCAGGCCCATGCCCTGGACATCCAGGGGCTGCAGGTGCTGCGCCCGGATGGGCATGCACTGATCGCCGACCTGCACCTCAACCTGCGGGCCGGCCAGGCGCTGCTGATCAAGGGGCCGTCGGGCAGTGGCAAGACCACCTTGTTGCGTGCCTTGGCCGGGCTCTGGCCCTATGCCGAAGGCGAGGTGCGGCGACCGCTGGGGCAGCAGGCGTTGTTCCTCGCCCAGCGCCCATACCTGCCCCTGGGCGACCTGCGCACCGCCATTGCCTACCCGGCCGATGGCCTGCCGGCGGACGACGGGCGTATGCGCCAGGCGCTGGAGCAGGTCAACCTGGCGCACCTGGTCGAACGGCTTGGTGAGGCGCGCGATTGGTCGCGCATCCTGTCGATCGGTGAGCAGCAGCGGCTGGCTTTTGCCCGGGTATTGTTCAACCGGCCGCAGGTGGTGTTCCTCGACGAGTCCACCTCGGCCATGGACGAAGGGCTGGAGCATGCGCTGTATGGCCTGCTGCGCCGGGAAATGCCGGGCAGCCTGCTGGTCAGTGTCGGCCATCGTGGCACGCTGGCGGGGTTCCATTCCCATCGCCTGGAAGTGGACGGGCAGGGGGGCTGGTCGCTGCTGGAGCAGCAAGCGGTTCAAGCACCCGCCTGA
- a CDS encoding MFS transporter, translating to MPNHHAIPRSVWALGFVSMLMDISSEMIHALLPLYMVGVLGTSVLAVGLIEGIAEATASITKVFSGALSDRLGQRKLLTAVGYGLAAVSKPVFPLASGLEWLTAARFVDRIGKGIRGAPRDALIADITPTELRGAAFGLRQALDTVGAFIGPLLAILLMWLTASHFQTVFWAAVIPALLAVYVLLVFVREPAGSAASRPHAPLALRELANLGPAYWRLVLLATLFTLARFSEAFLLLRGQALGLPALWAPGVLVVMSLAFSLSAYPAGALSDRVGRRGVLMTGLGLLVLADLALALLPGWAGLALGVGLWGLHLGFSQGVFAALIADHAPAHLRGTAFGVFNLLTGVALLVASVLAGGLWDGLGYQATFMAGAVFALVTLAGLWLTR from the coding sequence ATGCCCAACCATCACGCCATCCCCCGTAGCGTCTGGGCCTTGGGCTTCGTCTCGATGCTCATGGACATTTCCTCGGAAATGATCCACGCCCTGCTGCCGCTGTACATGGTCGGCGTGCTGGGTACCTCGGTGCTGGCGGTGGGCCTGATCGAAGGCATCGCCGAAGCCACGGCGTCGATCACCAAGGTGTTTTCCGGCGCCCTCAGCGACCGCCTGGGCCAGCGCAAGTTGCTCACGGCGGTCGGCTACGGCCTGGCCGCCGTGAGCAAGCCGGTGTTCCCGCTGGCCTCCGGCCTGGAATGGCTGACCGCCGCGCGCTTCGTCGACCGCATCGGCAAAGGCATCCGTGGCGCACCGCGGGATGCGCTGATCGCCGACATCACTCCGACCGAACTGCGCGGCGCGGCCTTTGGCCTGCGCCAGGCGCTGGATACCGTGGGCGCGTTCATCGGCCCGCTGCTGGCGATCCTGCTGATGTGGCTGACCGCCAGCCATTTCCAGACAGTGTTCTGGGCTGCAGTGATCCCGGCGCTCCTGGCCGTGTACGTGCTGCTGGTGTTCGTTCGCGAGCCCGCTGGCAGCGCCGCAAGCCGGCCGCACGCGCCCCTGGCGCTACGCGAACTGGCGAACCTGGGCCCCGCCTATTGGCGGCTGGTGCTGCTGGCCACCTTGTTCACCCTGGCGCGCTTCAGCGAGGCGTTCCTGCTGCTGCGCGGCCAGGCCCTGGGATTACCGGCGTTGTGGGCACCCGGGGTGCTGGTGGTGATGTCACTGGCGTTCTCGCTGTCGGCCTACCCCGCCGGGGCGCTGTCGGACCGAGTCGGCCGGCGTGGCGTGCTGATGACCGGGCTGGGCTTGCTGGTCCTGGCCGACCTGGCCCTGGCGCTGCTGCCGGGCTGGGCAGGCCTGGCCCTGGGTGTCGGCTTGTGGGGGCTGCACCTGGGCTTCAGCCAGGGCGTTTTCGCCGCGCTGATCGCCGATCATGCCCCGGCGCACCTGCGCGGGACGGCGTTCGGGGTGTTCAACCTGCTGACCGGGGTGGCGCTGCTGGTGGCCAGCGTGCTGGCGGGCGGGCTGTGGGATGGGTTGGGCTACCAGGCGACGTTCATGGCTGGCGCCGTGTTCGCATTGGTCACGCTGGCCGGGCTGTGGCTAACCCGCTGA
- a CDS encoding methyl-accepting chemotaxis protein, with the protein MAGDMNEAAGRQREAVELVSTAFNQMVATANEVARSCSSAADAAEHGHRRVAEGKQQIEATTDNVNRLGRRLSESSQAMVELEEGSRSINQILGTIRAIAEQTNLLALNAAIEAARAGDQGRGFAVVADEVRALAKRTADSTGEIDQLLNTLGDKTQEVSQKMESCLDLSRASVTSIASARDSFEGIQLSVNEIRDQNLQISAAAEEQHSVAEEINRHIQQIYDEARLVEGLASSAQADSGRLALLSDELNGLVGRFKS; encoded by the coding sequence ATGGCCGGCGACATGAACGAAGCCGCCGGGCGCCAACGTGAGGCGGTGGAGCTGGTGTCCACCGCGTTCAACCAGATGGTCGCCACCGCCAACGAGGTGGCGCGCTCGTGCAGCAGCGCGGCGGATGCCGCCGAGCACGGCCATCGCCGGGTCGCCGAAGGCAAGCAGCAGATCGAAGCGACCACCGACAACGTCAATCGCCTGGGCCGGCGCCTGAGCGAGTCGTCCCAGGCGATGGTCGAGCTGGAGGAAGGCAGCCGCAGCATCAACCAGATCCTCGGCACCATCCGCGCCATCGCCGAGCAGACCAACCTGCTGGCGCTCAATGCCGCCATCGAGGCGGCGCGGGCCGGCGACCAGGGCCGTGGATTCGCCGTGGTGGCCGACGAGGTGCGCGCGCTGGCCAAGCGCACCGCCGACTCCACCGGCGAGATCGACCAGCTGCTCAACACCCTGGGCGACAAGACCCAGGAAGTCTCGCAGAAGATGGAAAGCTGCCTGGACCTGTCGCGGGCCAGCGTGACCTCGATCGCAAGTGCGCGGGACAGCTTCGAGGGCATCCAGCTGTCGGTGAACGAGATTCGCGACCAGAACCTGCAGATTTCCGCCGCCGCCGAGGAACAGCACAGCGTGGCCGAGGAGATCAACCGGCATATCCAGCAAATCTACGACGAGGCGCGGCTGGTGGAGGGGCTGGCCAGTTCGGCCCAGGCCGATTCCGGCAGGCTGGCGCTGTTGTCGGACGAGCTGAATGGGTTGGTCGGGCGGTTCAAGTCCTGA
- a CDS encoding hemagglutinin repeat-containing protein, with protein MLAKRHLSVAAGGIYTFCQGLVYKPTRGLSRAICGGASIGVSDNGFGLSIFANANQGSGKEKGNGTTWNETTLDAGNQASLLSGRDTTLKGAQVNGDKVVADVGRDLTLQSLQDSDDYKSKQSNVSGGASVTIIGAGGASGNLRVSQSKLDSTYKSVQEQTGLFAGKGGYQVEVGKHTQLDGSVIASTAEADKNRLSTGTLGWSDIKNKAEFKSQMASASISGGNNGSSGFTSNMPTGTLIAFNHSGSASGTTASAVSEGTLEIRDPGQQKQDVATLSHDVEHANDSISPIFDKEKEQRRLQQVQLIADIGNQVSDIVRTQGQLKAKEEGRAELKARGVEEPGKGASQEAVQEYQKKLAGTDAYQRIMGKYGTSGDYQRVTQAVTAALQGLAGGNIGSALAGASAPYLAQVIKKSTGDNTALNVMAHAVLGAVVAQAQGNSAAAGAAGAAGGEVAARLIAQQLYGTTDGNALSEEQKQTISALSTLAAGLSGGLVEGNSAGAVAGAGAGRNAVENNLLANKYGVERLDATSRALYEKLKADGIGSIDDLQERYEGCAGEQVCQRGVRDEYRQREQEAGQKLAEMYESGRLSRDEYNTLVADYAIAMLDGIKEGQRQGLGSDDLNIYSLSGADWTPMGVAANPSVRAIRSAERIAEWLREGASGEEIKIRAQQDGLVGSTLSPVDVQGVVKMIDDGAGWKDVLKFGVLAVYGRATNGAKATTQRLPSSLPENLTGYANPADIRFTQNSVSNTFKDGQSLQSTINGLKSGKILPDDLPPIRVFEKDGVIYSLDNRRLMAASQAGVPVKIVPATQAEVAKEAWKMTTPNGGTIICVRGSCQ; from the coding sequence ATGCTGGCCAAGCGCCATCTTTCTGTTGCGGCGGGCGGAATATATACCTTTTGCCAAGGACTTGTGTACAAGCCGACGCGGGGATTGTCTCGAGCCATCTGCGGCGGTGCCAGCATCGGGGTCAGCGACAATGGCTTCGGCCTGAGCATTTTCGCCAATGCCAACCAAGGCAGCGGCAAGGAGAAGGGCAACGGCACCACCTGGAACGAAACCACCCTGGATGCCGGGAACCAGGCCAGCTTGCTCAGCGGGCGGGATACCACGCTCAAGGGCGCGCAGGTCAACGGCGACAAGGTGGTCGCCGACGTTGGCCGTGACCTGACGCTGCAGAGCCTGCAGGACAGCGACGACTACAAGTCCAAGCAGAGCAACGTCAGCGGTGGCGCGAGCGTCACCATCATTGGCGCCGGTGGAGCCAGCGGCAACCTCCGCGTCAGCCAGAGCAAGCTCGACTCCACCTACAAGAGCGTGCAGGAGCAGACCGGGCTGTTCGCCGGCAAGGGCGGTTACCAGGTCGAGGTGGGCAAGCACACCCAGCTTGACGGCAGCGTCATCGCCAGCACCGCCGAGGCCGACAAGAACCGCCTGAGCACCGGCACCCTGGGCTGGAGCGATATCAAGAACAAGGCCGAGTTCAAGAGCCAGATGGCCAGCGCCAGCATCAGCGGTGGCAACAACGGCTCGAGCGGCTTCACCAGCAACATGCCGACCGGCACGCTGATCGCCTTCAACCACAGTGGCAGCGCCAGCGGCACCACCGCCTCGGCGGTGTCCGAAGGCACCCTGGAGATCCGCGATCCGGGCCAGCAGAAGCAGGACGTGGCGACCCTGAGCCATGACGTGGAGCATGCCAACGACAGCATCAGCCCGATCTTCGACAAGGAGAAAGAGCAGCGGCGTCTGCAGCAGGTGCAGTTGATCGCGGATATCGGCAACCAGGTGTCGGACATCGTGCGCACCCAGGGCCAGCTCAAGGCCAAGGAGGAAGGTCGTGCCGAGCTGAAGGCGCGTGGGGTCGAGGAGCCGGGGAAAGGCGCGAGCCAAGAGGCGGTACAGGAGTACCAGAAAAAGCTGGCGGGTACCGATGCTTACCAGAGGATCATGGGTAAGTACGGTACCAGTGGTGATTACCAGCGTGTAACCCAGGCCGTTACAGCGGCCTTGCAGGGACTGGCCGGGGGAAATATCGGCTCGGCACTGGCTGGAGCCTCGGCGCCGTACCTGGCGCAAGTGATCAAGAAGTCCACCGGAGACAACACGGCGCTCAATGTCATGGCCCATGCGGTGCTGGGGGCTGTGGTGGCCCAGGCGCAGGGTAACTCGGCGGCGGCGGGTGCGGCGGGTGCCGCAGGTGGAGAAGTGGCTGCTCGTCTGATTGCCCAGCAGTTGTATGGCACCACCGATGGCAATGCCCTGAGTGAGGAGCAGAAACAGACCATTTCGGCCCTGTCGACGTTGGCCGCTGGGCTGTCCGGGGGGCTGGTGGAGGGCAACAGTGCGGGTGCTGTGGCGGGCGCGGGGGCGGGCCGCAACGCTGTTGAGAACAACTTGTTGGCGAACAAGTACGGTGTCGAGCGATTGGATGCGACCAGCCGTGCGCTGTACGAGAAGCTCAAGGCCGATGGTATTGGCAGCATTGACGATTTGCAGGAGCGGTACGAGGGCTGCGCGGGAGAGCAGGTGTGCCAGCGCGGGGTTCGCGACGAGTACAGGCAACGGGAACAAGAGGCCGGACAAAAGCTCGCTGAGATGTATGAAAGCGGAAGGTTGAGCCGGGACGAATACAACACGCTGGTGGCCGACTACGCCATTGCCATGCTGGATGGCATCAAGGAAGGGCAACGCCAGGGGCTGGGTTCAGACGACCTCAACATCTATTCACTGTCGGGCGCTGATTGGACTCCCATGGGGGTTGCTGCAAACCCTTCTGTGCGTGCGATCAGGTCTGCTGAGCGGATCGCCGAATGGCTTCGCGAAGGTGCCAGTGGCGAAGAAATCAAGATCCGCGCCCAGCAGGATGGTTTGGTCGGGTCGACGCTGTCACCGGTAGATGTGCAAGGCGTCGTCAAGATGATCGATGATGGCGCTGGGTGGAAGGATGTTCTAAAGTTTGGCGTGTTGGCGGTTTATGGAAGGGCTACAAATGGTGCAAAAGCAACCACACAGCGGTTGCCAAGCAGTTTGCCGGAGAATCTTACGGGTTATGCAAACCCGGCAGATATAAGGTTCACTCAGAATAGTGTGTCGAATACCTTTAAAGATGGACAATCTCTCCAGTCAACAATTAACGGGTTGAAATCTGGAAAAATATTGCCCGATGACTTGCCGCCAATTCGTGTTTTTGAAAAGGACGGTGTAATTTACAGCTTGGACAATCGTCGTCTGATGGCTGCTTCTCAGGCTGGTGTACCAGTGAAAATTGTTCCCGCCACTCAGGCCGAGGTAGCCAAAGAAGCTTGGAAAATGACTACCCCAAACGGTGGTACAATTATTTGTGTTAGAGGTTCTTGCCAGTGA
- a CDS encoding DUF7660 family protein produces the protein MTISRDIDSVESKEDFADFLAALRNDLIENPDDWENQTLDRFLDGMESWVRVIDAYSRNAGDVEVLSPSWKTFAKILSAAKVYE, from the coding sequence GTGACTATAAGTAGAGATATTGACTCTGTAGAGAGTAAAGAGGATTTTGCGGATTTTCTGGCCGCCTTACGGAATGACCTAATAGAAAATCCGGATGACTGGGAAAACCAAACCCTAGATAGATTTTTAGATGGCATGGAATCTTGGGTTAGAGTGATCGACGCATACTCTCGGAACGCTGGGGACGTGGAAGTACTTTCTCCAAGCTGGAAAACTTTCGCAAAAATACTCTCTGCTGCAAAAGTGTATGAATAA